ACAGATGTTCGCCAAGTGAAAAAGCCAAGTGGCGCGAAACCCGGATTCGTCATTTATTTTGAACAAAAAACCGTATACGTAACCCCTGATGAAGACCTTGTATTGAAACTGAAAAAATAGTTTCTTAAACACTTGCACCGGCACTTAGCCGATGCAAGTGTTTTTTAACATAATACAGTTTACATAATAATATTATTTTTTGACAAAAACCGTAAACCATTGCCGCAAGATAAAGTTAATGCTATCTTTTTATAGGACATATTTTGAGGAGGCCAATCATTGACTATATTCACGAAACGACCATATATGACGGCTGCACTGCTCGGCACAGCCGCACTCACCTTATCTGCTTGCGGAGAGGAAGAGACAAATGAAACGGAACAATCTTCAGAATGGGATCGCATTCAAGAGGAAGGTGTCTTGACCGTCGGCACATCCGGCACTCTACTGGCTACTTCCTACCGCGATGAGGAAAGCGGCGAATTGACCGGTTTTGAAGTGGAAGTGGTGCGCGAGCTTGGCGACCGCCTCGACCTTGAAATCGAATTCCGCGAACTTGGGTTTGATGAAATGTTGACGAGTGTCAGCACTGGGCAGCTCGATATGGCAGCGAATGATATCGAAGTGACAGAAGACATGACCGATCAATTCCTGTTCTCCACACCGATCAAGTATTCCTACGGCACAGCTGTCGTTCGCGAAGACGACCTGTCCGGAATCGAATCGCTCGAGGATTTGGAAGGCAAAAAAGCAGCTGGCGTGTCGACCTCCGTCTATATGCAGATTGCCCGGGACTACGGTGCAAAAGAAGTCACCTATGATAACGCGACCAATGAGATTTATTTACGCGACGTGTCGATCGGCCGCACCGACGTCATTTTGAACGATTATTATTTGTCGAAGTTCGGTGTCGCCGCCTTCCCGGAATTGAATATCACCATTCATCCAGATATTCAATACTTGCCATCTGAAGTCGGCCTGGTCGTCAATCAGGATAATGGAGCACTTCTCGAGCAAGTGAATGACACGCTTGGAGAAATGCTGTCAGACGGCACCATCAGCGAAATTTCAGCTGAATTCTTCGATGGGGCGGATGTTTCCGTCGAACCCGATATCGAAGAGGAAAATTAAAGGAGGCCCACAATTATGAGTGATATCGAATGGGGCTATTGTTCGACCCGGAGCTCGCCATCAATTCCTTGCCTTATGTGCTTGAAGGCATTTGGCTGACTCTATTGATCTCGATGGGAAGTATGCTTGGTGGACTGGTCATCGGCTTTTTCATGGCACTTGCACGCACTTCTAAACAGCCACTGCTTCATTTGCCGGCGCGCCTTTATATTTCTTTCATGCGTGGTGTGCCAATTTTGGTCATCTTGTTTTTATTGTACTTTGCACTTCCTGTCATCGGCCTCGAATTTACGGCCTTGCAGGCAGCAATGATCGGCTTTACCATCAATAGCGCCGCTTACATCGCAGAAGTGTTCCGCTCAGCTCTTGCTTCTGTCGATAAAGGCCAATGGGAATCGTCCACCGCACTTGGTCTCAGCTACTGGCAGACGATGCGGCGGATTATCCTTCCGCAGTCGGTGCGTATTGCCGTTCCGCCTTTGTCGAACGTTTACCTGGACCTCATTAAAGCCTCGTCGCTTGCTGCAATGATTACGGTTCCAGAGATTTTCCAAAAAGCGCGGATTGTCGGTGCCCGGGAATACGATTTATTGACTTTGTTGATTCTGGTCGCACTCATTTACTGGGCTATCTGCACAGTCATGACCGTGCTTCAGAACTATCTGGAAAAACGCTATGCTGAATACTTATAAAACTAAAACCGCACCGGAAATCTATCCGGTGCGGTTTTATTATTCAAAGGCCTCGTCTTCCATATACATGACTTCCCATAAATGTCCGTCCGGATCGAGGAAGCTCCAGGAATACATGAATTTATTATCCATCGGCTCGTTTGCGGAACTGCCTCCTGCTGCCATCGCTTTTTCCACCCATTCATCCACCTCTTCGCGGCTCGACGCTGACAACGCGATGATCGTCTCCGAGCTTGTCGATGTGTCGGCAATGTCTTTGTGAGTGAAGCTCTTGAAAAAGTCTTCCACCAGCAGCATGGCGTACATATTTTGTCCAATAATCATGCACGTGGCGTTATTATCCGTCATGCGTTCATCAAAATCAAAACCCATCTCGCCGAAAAACTTCATCGATCTCTCCAAATTCTTAACCGGCAAATTAACGAAAATCTGGTTCGCTTGAATGGCCATGTCTCCGCTTCCCTTCTTTTTCGTTTCTCGTTCACTCTTCTATTCGTTGAATGAACTGAAAATCCTGCCTAAGGTTTCAGTTTCTTCAACCCTCTTCCATAAAATTCGGCCATCTCTTGTTCGGGCACGAGCGCCCCCCTGTCAGCCAAACAATATGCGTCGCTTTTTCTGCATTGATGCCATGTTCTTCAGCGTAGTTTGTCGCCGCCATCATGAACGGCCCGGCAAACCCGGCTGCTGCGGACGGCTCAATTTTAATCTCTTCGCTATCTTTCAGCATGGCAAGCAGTGGAAACAATTCCTTATCCTCTATCGTCGCAATGCCCGAAATCAATTGTTCGGAACTTGTAGAGGCAAAACTTGATGCTCTGCCTACTGCCAGTCCATCCGCTTCCGTTCTGTTGTCGATACCGATGTCTTGCACGCAGATGTCGCTCTTTAAACCGGTCATAAGTCCAAGCAAAACTGCTGGTGAATGTGTAGGCTCGATGAACACCGGGTGGACATGATCGCCGAACATATGGCGCAGTCCGAATGCTATTCCGCCTGGGGCTCCCCCGACACCACAAGGCAAGTAAACGAATAATGGATGTTCCTTGTCGACAAGTATTCCCTGTTGTTTCAATTGATCTTTCAGCCGAATCGCTGCGCCGCTGTAACCTAGAAACAATTCGCGGGATTTTTCGTCATCGACAAAATAGCCATTTGGCAGCTGCAGTGTTTCTTCGCGACCTGCCGTGACCGCTTCGCTGAAATCTCCAGTGAATTCGACAACGCGTACTCCTTTACTTCGGAGCAAGGATTTTTTCCATTCTTTCGCATCCGCCGACATATAAACCGAAACCTTAAAGCCGAGTTCAGC
This is a stretch of genomic DNA from Planococcus maritimus. It encodes these proteins:
- a CDS encoding D-serine ammonia-lyase yields the protein MSVTQQEINEWTEKYPLLADLLALKPVVWLNPKRREMDQVQGLPVTIDDLEEAEQLWMRFAPFLTKVFPETIETGGIIESELREVSHMQKQLESYYGKGLAGNLYVKCDNELPVAGSVKARGGFFEVLRHAEHLALEERHLTQEDSYEWFATTGAKNFFGNYSIGVGSTGNLGLSIGIISAELGFKVSVYMSADAKEWKKSLLRSKGVRVVEFTGDFSEAVTAGREETLQLPNGYFVDDEKSRELFLGYSGAAIRLKDQLKQQGILVDKEHPLFVYLPCGVGGAPGGIAFGLRHMFGDHVHPVFIEPTHSPAVLLGLMTGLKSDICVQDIGIDNRTEADGLAVGRASSFASTSSEQLISGIATIEDKELFPLLAMLKDSEEIKIEPSAAAGFAGPFMMAATNYAEEHGINAEKATHIVWLTGGRSCPNKRWPNFMEEG
- a CDS encoding transporter substrate-binding domain-containing protein, with amino-acid sequence MTAALLGTAALTLSACGEEETNETEQSSEWDRIQEEGVLTVGTSGTLLATSYRDEESGELTGFEVEVVRELGDRLDLEIEFRELGFDEMLTSVSTGQLDMAANDIEVTEDMTDQFLFSTPIKYSYGTAVVREDDLSGIESLEDLEGKKAAGVSTSVYMQIARDYGAKEVTYDNATNEIYLRDVSIGRTDVILNDYYLSKFGVAAFPELNITIHPDIQYLPSEVGLVVNQDNGALLEQVNDTLGEMLSDGTISEISAEFFDGADVSVEPDIEEEN
- a CDS encoding VOC family protein → MAIQANQIFVNLPVKNLERSMKFFGEMGFDFDERMTDNNATCMIIGQNMYAMLLVEDFFKSFTHKDIADTSTSSETIIALSASSREEVDEWVEKAMAAGGSSANEPMDNKFMYSWSFLDPDGHLWEVMYMEDEAFE